In the Phaeodactylum tricornutum CCAP 1055/1 chromosome 13, whole genome shotgun sequence genome, ATCCAAGTGTTGCAGGAAAACTGCCTAGAAAGGCCTATTTTGAAAATGCAAGTGCATTGGCAAAAGGTTGTGGTGCTTTTTTTCTCGGAACTCAATGGAACATATCCAGTAAAAGATTCAATCAGAGATCTGGGTGCAACTCATCGAATCATTcaaataggaaagagggtCAGAGTATGCAACTGATGCAATACAAAATACAGGATAAGGCATAGGAAAATCGAGTCGGCTCAGGCTTCATCAATCGATCAACCGAAGATGTCTCGGTATCCGAAAGTTGGGCTGGTATGTCGCGTTTTGATATTCCCCTGCTTGACGCCACAGGAAAAGAGCCATAGCTACGAGAAATGTACCGGTCAGAAGAAGAAGGCCATTTCGGAACATGAAATCTTTCGTGCCgttgctttttgtttgagAATGCCAGGCAACGTACGACTGCCTTGCAGTTTTCCCGTCAGGGCAGTCGATATTCACAGCGCCTAGATCGTACCCGTGGTCTTTTGCTGCTGAAAACGCCATACGCACGACTGGCTCAAACTTCGTTGCGTTGGCGCTTACGTAGTCAAACTTCAATTTAATGGAAAATGAGTAAGTGCCAGAAGTAGTACAGCTGGAGCCCACGTACGATTCGCAAAGGTATTGCGGTTGCGTCGATGCAAGCAGGTTGTTTGCAGTATCATaaattgccattgtcatATATATGTCGTCGATTTGATCGATATCCTCCTTGACCTGAAAGCCAATGGAGAACGTTGCTTTGTCTCCGTAGTCGCAATACGGTGAGTTTCTGTTGGCTCCGTTGCCGTAGTAGAAAGTGTACGGACTATCGCAAGAGACATGTGCTTGCGTTACTTGAACGACAGAATAGTCGCAAGGGTCCATGTCCAGATAGTACGACGAGTTGTAGCTCGAGCTGCGCCTTGACTGGTAGCCACTGTAGAAATTCCCTTTCGTGGCGTTGGTATTTTCGTATCCGCCGTTGTATAAGTATTGATGTGTCCTTTCTAGCTGGATCAGAACCAGAAGTACAAGTAGCTTTGCTGGGCGGCAGGTCCATAGGCTCCGCATGGTATGACAATTTGATCTTGTTTGCATGATG is a window encoding:
- a CDS encoding predicted protein, giving the protein MQTRSNCHTMRSLWTCRPAKLLVLLVLIQLERTHQYLYNGGYENTNATKGNFYSGYQSRRSSSYNSSYYLDMDPCDYSVVQVTQAHVSCDSPYTFYYGNGANRNSPYCDYGDKATFSIGFQVKEDIDQIDDIYMTMAIYDTANNLLASTQPQYLCESYVGSSCTTSGTYSFSIKLKFDYVSANATKFEPVVRMAFSAAKDHGYDLGAVNIDCPDGKTARQSYVAWHSQTKSNGTKDFMFRNGLLLLTGTFLVAMALFLWRQAGEYQNATYQPNFRIPRHLRLID